The genomic stretch TCTCTAACGAACGTTTTGGTATGAAATCCGCCTTATGCTTTTTCTTAGAATGAAATTGATCTCTAACGAACTTTTTGGTATGTAACACGCGTTATGCTTTCTCATGgaatgaattaaaaagaaaacggaGAGACCACTACTTCCTTTGTACAGCGTTGTTTCATCGCTTCATTTTAACTCTTCAGATACAATCTCAAATAAAAAGTAAgtattttgaagctttttttctgaaaataatttattctatttcagcAGCAATATTAGACAGTTATCCAACAATATCCGTCTGTTCCCTGAaatataatagaaaaataaaaatataacatccTGTTTATTAATAATAAGTATGGCATTGTTTGAGTAGGATTAAAACACTGCATTATAAACAccacagaaaaacaaaacaactggaAAAGGTCTGTTGTACAAAAACTGTTACTATATAGTGCTAACAATTTTGCCAAATTGCTTCTCGGATGTGAGAGTAACAGGTTGTACTGTACTTGCTGttataaattgaataaacttgGAAAAACGGAAACATAAATACAGTTGAACTCGATTATATTTTGAGTTATCGACAGTTCGAGCCATcgaacaaaatacattaaattgtgATTTTGCATGGGCCTGATGACGAGTTCGAAATAAAGGTGATGTTTGAATTATCCGAGTTAGAGCGAAATTGCATTTAATCAAATAGCACTGGTCAGTTGTAAACCTTCTAAAGTTCAGTCATCATGAAATAACAGCGGACGGTGAGGAAATTGCAatctttttcaaaaaagaaattgaaaaaactTTCCGTGTCGATGTATTTTGTCATGCGGTCAGAAAAATCAGTCCTTCTGATGTTAACGATTTGATGTCACATTGCTTAAACGCTGTttttaatatacataaatataccATATCAATATTTTGCCACTGGTCACTTGTTCCGTGACGCGACTTTTTGACAAATATTGTCTGATCTGGTAGCTGATTTTCTACCCTGTGTTTGACGTCATGCCATTACATTTTGTCGTGACCGCGTCCCGCAAACACGTCGTGTGTTTGCACCGCCAACACGACTAATACAGAAAGTGCCGATCAATCGTGCTGTCGTGTGACGAGGTAACCGACACCACGATTGCTGGACAAATACATGACATCCCAAAGATATTTGATTCCCACTAACACGAAAATCCGACAAAAATTTGTCGAGTTGGCCTTAATTTGTTGTTATTAGTATTATGTGTAATATGTGCACTACAATTCGACATGGTAGAAATCAGCAACCATAAGGTAGTATGTCTctgaaaatacatacatatgtttGAGCTTTcaagaaaacactaaaaaatTTCAGGAGCAAGTATGATACCCAGGTACGACAGTGATTTTATACACTTACGCTTGTTTTTCACAAATGTAATACGTTGCTACGGAACATCGGTAATCATTCCATCCTACTGTACCATTGCTTATCCGTTTTAACGACATGCAGTTTTCGTTTCCCGCACCATTTGAAGGCTCTGATGGTAGCCAGTTCGTGTAACTTAGCGCTTCTTTTGTTGTCCACCATTTCCATTCGCCTTCAACGGAAAGATCACTTCCTCCGATCCAGAAATACGGACCTGCAACACGGTGAAaacataattttacacaaaatgttgTTATCACATTTTTCTACATATATGAGCGTAGAGTaataattgaaaaagaaatacaaaagaaCATTGCCAGGTATGTTTTATATCTAGAATTCACTGGCTGACTTAAGGTtcttctgcacgttcggatcaaaatatttttcaatattgtagaatttgattaaaacctgatttttcaaaacttcagaatatttgtttgttttgggtttaacgccgtttttcatcagtatttcagtcatgtaacggcgggcagttaacctagccagtgttcctggattctgtaccagtacaaacctgttctctgcaagtaactgccaacttccccacatgaattatcagagtggaggacgaatgatttcagacacaatgtcttttatcaaatcgtcacggagaacatacgccccgcccgaggatcgaacccgcgatccgtagacttcAGAATATAcaagggtcgtgtgcttgattgtCTGGTACACTGATTCAAAACATTTCGACctcaaacaaggtttcataatgggagtctatgcaTGGGAAAATCACATTtgtcataacattttcgcgaatagattttttttcctttttcctatAATCTAGTTTTAAGAGAAACGtatcacagttgtaaataaacagatGGCCTATatatatggtgaaataaaatgtataggtccgtgtgcttgtttttattatacccccaccaaacatgtttgtgatgtggggggaggggggggggagagggtgggggctatataggagtctaTATAGGAGAcggttttgtcgcgtcccgtcgcgtcccgtcccgtcgcgtcgcgaAATCtgttatttcagttattactaaatgaatttgattcaaacttaaaatagatgttccaccttatcacccacatcatgtgacacaagatgcataactctgacaccaagttttcatgaattatgtccccttttacttagaatttaaggttgattttgatgtattttcactatatctcagttattactaaatggatttgattcaaacttaaaatagatgttccacctcatcacccacattatgtgacataaagtgcataactctgacaccaattttttatgaataatgtgcccttttacttaaaatttaaggttgattttgatgtattttcactatatctcagttattactaaatggattagattcaaacttaaagtagatgttccacctcatcagcaacatcatgtgacacaaggtgcataactctgacaccaattttttcatgtattatgccccctttcacttagaatttaaggttaattttgatgcatattCACCATATATCATTATGATTGGCTTAGACCTAAAGGGAAGTTacctttttaaacttttgtactgagtttcttccccttaaattccaggaattagtctatttttagattttcaatattttactatatataataggtatttttctaactttttttattattagtcctatgtaaaaagtaaatacatttttctgtggtagcATGTGTCGGTAAGACTTTTTttatattcacttttagtgtatctctaattgtagagattttttatatttacctcattcCTCATTtagggcacataattatactagtattacttatatgtggaagcccaggatgaagtactccaaagacgagtaaatttgtttttgaagtattaagtttttttgacatttttatattattctaagtatttttaagatttcttatggttgccattcttctgtgacaagaccgtattgtgggggtatgagtcactcctgtgacagttctagttttagaAATTGGCCTATGACTAAAATGATCCGCATATTTCAAACTGATTCCAAgatattatttggaattatttaatgtgtcagatgttaatcatttccgtacaccgaatttatccggataaatgacgttacttccggtttatcaaacgtgccgATCTATCTTAATGTTCGACCACTTTTCTTGCTGATAAGACGAATGTTAAGTTTATCAATGCTTAGGTTTCCTAAAGTAGTGATGTTTTGTATTTATTCTGTGTGGGTACTggattttttttgcatatgggattaaatattttaaaatagttgATACAAACCTGTCAATTTTTTCACTTCATTACTCAAAAAGTGATCTTCCAAAGCTGTTTCAATTTCTGGCAGATGGCCACCAAGTCCTTCACATACCATCTGACAACCAGACAGAATAATATAGacaaataagttttaattttGCTGAGATTGCATCGCTTTTAAGTATTTAAAATAGTTAATCATGTGTAAGCTTATATGTTAGATCTCTTAGTATTGTATCGAAAGTATGGGAGTTTTATCTTCCACTGTATTTTATACAGGCATGATATGTTTAAGCATTTAACTGAAATTGTAAGGAAAAGCTGGAAGTACTGCTATTCTGGAATCTAAAACAAAGGAAAACACGGTCGCCGCGATAGTGTTGGGAAACACAGCGATAGCGAGAGTGCAGAAATCACGGCCATAGTGAGAATGTATGAGAACACAATCATAAGAGAGCACGATAATAACAAGAGTGTAGGACAAACATGATAATAAAGGGAGTGAAATACGGTAATAAACAAAGTGCAGAAAATCAATGTCTGAAAACAAGCGTGAATGTAGAAAAACACGGTCGTAGCGAGAATGAAGGAAAACAAACTATAGTGTAGGAAAGCACGAGAATGAAGAGAAACACGAAAGTATGTTGGGAAAATAAATGAGAGTGAAGGAAGGCACGGTCAATAGGAAAGGTTAACAAGCGAAAGTGTACGAAAACATAATTATCAcacgtttgacgtcgcgggagtaaAATAAAGCCAtcacataaaatttataatacactggtgtaataaagctttgacgtcgacgtcgtttaaagtgcAGGAGactttggtcaaattgacttgtttttaatggttaaagaaagtagaatgtttGATGTTTCCGCAgtaaaagctaacatgtgataaaaagactATTACATTTGTGACATTCCACACTGAATTTGTTAAActcgtttattaaaattgatatgaaaagacactcatgtaatatcctctgttTTTAGCTAGAGTGTAGGAAACCATGTTCATAGCGAAGTTGGTTAACTgatttgtctttaaaatttaagTACAATGTATctcaaaatattgatataaaaatgctATATAAAAAAGCTAATGCGCCAGTTGGAATTTAGTTCTTGAAATGTGAATACGTCGTTGCTATCATAATCCAACGTTTCGGAATATCAATTTTGAATTATAAACTAAGTAAAGGAGAAACATGATATTAATATACATATTATCCAAATAGTGTTAACGTTGTATGACTAAAGGATGTAGAGGGTCTTACTTCTAAACcaaaggtcgtgggttcgaatctCAGCACGCGTAGCTGCACTTATTGGAAAGTTCTGAAAGTAGTTGTCCAAGTAAGTTATTTTTgaaagtctgttttaaaacaaacacaaaataaatggtTTTATACTATTAGACTGATTGCATGTTTAACTGGAAACGATACAAATAACATCAAACCAATTATATTAGAAGTTTggtaactttttattttataatccTAAAGAAAAAGTTTTAATCAGAATGCACGTCATATAGATTTAAACTTAACAACGTTACTAAGCAGTACTATCCgttccaaaaaaacaaacaaacatacctGTGCGAGCATCCAAGGTTCCGTGTCATGACTAAAATGGTAACAGCTTGTGTCGTGGTCGACCCATCCTGCTGGGCAGTCAATAGCTGAAAAGAAATTCGCAGTCGTCTTCATTTAACGCGTACTCAATAAATATTTTGGAAGATTAAGCAGGTATGTCTATGTCACTTAAATAGTAACAATACAAAAGGGTTACTGGAAGTAACTGATTGTAGCTCTACAAGGGGTTACCGAAGCAGCTGATTGTAACACTACAAAAGGGTAGCCGGAAGTTACTGGTTGTAACACTACAAAAGGTTAACAAGAAATAGCTGGTTGTAACACTACATGAGGAAGGATAACAGAAAGTAACTGATTGTAGCTCTACAAAAGGGTTTTCCGGAAGCAACTGGTTGTAACACTACAAAAGGGTAGCCGGAAGTTACTTGTTGTAACACTACAAAAGGTTAACAGGAAGAAACTGGTTGTAATACTACAGAAGGATAACTTGAAGTAATTGATTGCAGCTGTACAAAAGGGTAACCGGAAGCAACTGGTTGTAACACTAGGCAAATgggaaatggcgcgaaaaaagtAGTCTTACAATGGTGGAGTCAAATAGCCGTCAGTTGTTTTTGCtctttagagctattttccttattttctttgatttttttgctGAACTCATCTATGCttggcatcattttcataatgaaataataacatgacagaatttgtcgtGGATACTtaaatcatacaccaccactatgATTAGGGGTCTgatttatttagctgattttcagtttgtgtgtttgaatgaaaataattttcttgcattaaacatgacccccaattttcttttgaCTTTTATTCAGCGGTGACAATATTCTTctagaaaatgtaagttacaggcatttaaaatgggtcctgatgtgtgctgcagccattgaaAATGTGTCAGTTTTATATAAGGTAAAGAAGAACACCCTTTTAGTGCGCAGTAACCACTTCAGAAGGGTAACCTGATATTACTGGTTGTTACACTACAAAAGCTTAACAGGTACATGTGTAGTTGAAACACCCAGACCAAAATCGGCAACAACTAACAAACTGTGTCGatgaatatttagatatatatgtaaaaaatctTAAACTATATCTATAGTCAGAGaaagttaaattttttaaaggtaaacaaaaataaattgagtAAATTTAAAATGCACTGACAACATTAACATCTCCTACATAAAGGCTTTTTCAGCAATAAAAAGTTACCTTTTACATCCAAACAGTAAAACGAAAGGTAAAGAATAAAAATGTGTAAGGTTTTCATGACTGATTTCTTAAACCTTTATCAACAAATTCTTTATCTTTAGTGGACAAATGTACATAGAAGATCTGAAGATAAAAGTACAGCATATAGTTTGGTCAATGACGCGCATGTGTGAATAGGCGTAGCATTTGATTTTTTGCCTTAATTGCAAAGCAAGCGTCTAAAGATTCTCCCAGGGACTCCTTAGTAACCACCCGCCCCTCTCCCTAAACCAAACCTGAATGCGCCCCTGGGCATACGAAAGTAAAATTAAACGTACAAAGTCTAACAAATGTAATCTGTAATTATTCTTGTTTGGCATATTTCtcgaaaataaattaaatgtaacttTATGATATGATCTTCTAATTTTATAAACGTCTACTC from Mercenaria mercenaria strain notata chromosome 16, MADL_Memer_1, whole genome shotgun sequence encodes the following:
- the LOC123541477 gene encoding perlucin-like encodes the protein MKTLHIFILYLSFYCLDVKAIDCPAGWVDHDTSCYHFSHDTEPWMLAQMVCEGLGGHLPEIETALEDHFLSNEVKKLTGPYFWIGGSDLSVEGEWKWWTTKEALSYTNWLPSEPSNGAGNENCMSLKRISNGTVGWNDYRCSVATYYICEKQAEQTDIVG